From bacterium, the proteins below share one genomic window:
- the rplK gene encoding 50S ribosomal protein L11, translating into MAKRIVAMVKLQIQAGKATPAPPVGPALGQHGVNIMEFCKSYNERTAKLTGTIVPVEITVYADRTFSFVTKTPPASVLLRQAAGLDKGSGQPNKTKVGSVTLKQVREIAERKMPDLNAATVEAAMRMIEGTARSMGIEVVG; encoded by the coding sequence ATGGCCAAGAGAATCGTGGCGATGGTCAAGCTGCAGATCCAGGCCGGGAAGGCAACGCCGGCGCCGCCGGTCGGCCCGGCGCTGGGCCAGCACGGCGTCAACATCATGGAGTTCTGCAAGTCCTACAACGAGCGGACCGCCAAGCTCACGGGGACGATTGTGCCCGTGGAGATCACCGTCTACGCGGACCGCACCTTCTCGTTCGTCACCAAGACCCCCCCGGCGTCCGTGCTGCTGCGGCAGGCCGCGGGCCTGGACAAGGGGTCCGGGCAGCCCAACAAGACCAAGGTGGGCTCCGTGACGCTCAAGCAGGTACGGGAGATCGCGGAGCGCAAGATGCCAGATCTAAACGCCGCTACGGTTGAGGCGGCGATGAGGATGATCGAGGGTACCGCCCGGTCCATGGGCATAGAGGTCGTCGGATAG
- the rplA gene encoding 50S ribosomal protein L1 — MGRHGKRYLTAAKQVEARRLHTPEEAVRLAQGTSTAKFEETIEAHIRLGVDPKQADQQVRGTVVLPHGTGKSVRVLVFAKGEKLREAEAAGADVVGAEDLIEKIQGGWLEFDVAVATPDVMSLVSRLGRLLGPRGLMPNPKAGTVTMDLARAVREIKAGKIEFRLDKAGIIHVPLGKARFSEGQLLENLSALMDAVSRARPAAAKGQYLRSLVISPTMGPGIRIDPAKALDVTRPQ; from the coding sequence ATGGGACGTCACGGCAAGCGATACCTCACGGCCGCGAAGCAGGTGGAAGCCCGGCGGCTTCATACTCCTGAGGAGGCCGTCCGGCTGGCGCAGGGGACTTCCACGGCGAAGTTCGAGGAAACGATCGAGGCCCACATCCGGCTGGGTGTGGACCCGAAGCAGGCCGACCAGCAGGTGCGTGGCACCGTGGTGCTGCCCCACGGCACGGGTAAGTCGGTGCGGGTCCTGGTTTTTGCCAAGGGAGAGAAACTCCGGGAGGCCGAGGCCGCGGGCGCGGATGTTGTCGGCGCCGAGGACCTGATCGAGAAGATCCAGGGTGGGTGGCTGGAGTTCGACGTCGCGGTGGCCACCCCGGATGTCATGAGCCTGGTGAGCCGGCTGGGGCGTCTACTGGGCCCGCGGGGGCTGATGCCCAATCCCAAGGCGGGAACCGTGACGATGGATCTGGCCCGCGCCGTGCGTGAGATCAAGGCCGGCAAGATCGAGTTCCGGCTTGATAAGGCGGGTATCATTCACGTTCCTCTGGGCAAGGCCAGGTTCTCGGAGGGACAGCTGCTGGAGAACCTGTCGGCCCTGATGGACGCGGTGTCCCGGGCTCGGCCGGCCGCCGCCAAGGGGCAGTATTTGCGGTCGCTTGTGATCTCGCCCACAATGGGACCGGGGATCCGGATAGACCCGGCTAAGGCCCTGGACGTCACACGCCCGCAGTAG
- the rplJ gene encoding 50S ribosomal protein L10, giving the protein MARPEKVEEVTQLKARLDSCAAVILTDFRGLTVKEITVLRGRLRDVGAEYRVVKNRLLRIAAGAAGIEGLERQLEGPTAAAFVSGDPVPVARVIQEFVRQSRKLTIKGGILAGAVIDDAQARVLADLPGRTELLAQVVSGIAAPLSGLAGVLTGLPRKLVRALDQIREQRAAA; this is encoded by the coding sequence ATGGCTCGACCCGAGAAGGTTGAAGAGGTCACACAGCTCAAGGCTCGCCTGGACAGCTGCGCGGCCGTGATTCTCACGGACTTCCGGGGGCTGACCGTCAAGGAGATTACGGTGTTGCGGGGCCGGCTGCGCGATGTCGGTGCGGAGTACCGGGTAGTGAAGAACCGCCTCCTTCGAATTGCCGCCGGCGCGGCCGGCATCGAAGGCCTGGAGCGGCAGCTGGAAGGGCCTACCGCGGCCGCCTTCGTCTCAGGCGATCCAGTGCCGGTCGCCAGGGTGATCCAGGAGTTCGTCCGGCAGTCCCGCAAGTTGACGATCAAAGGGGGTATCTTGGCCGGCGCCGTCATTGATGACGCCCAGGCGAGGGTTCTTGCCGATCTCCCGGGCCGCACGGAGCTCCTTGCCCAGGTCGTGAGCGGCATCGCGGCACCCCTGAGCGGCCTGGCCGGGGTTCTGACCGGGCTTCCGCGTAAGCTCGTCCGCGCACTAGACCAGATTCGAGAACAGCGTGCCGCGGCCTAG
- the rplL gene encoding 50S ribosomal protein L7/L12, which translates to MAAKLGKEEIIEAISGLTVLDLAELVKALEEKFGVSAAAPVAIAAVPGASAAASAAEEQTEFDAILAVVGEKKIQVIKVVRELTGLGLKEAKELVDGTPKPVKEKVSRQEAEAVKTKLEAEGATVTIK; encoded by the coding sequence GTGGCAGCGAAGCTTGGCAAGGAAGAGATCATCGAGGCGATCAGCGGTCTTACGGTGCTCGATTTGGCCGAACTGGTCAAGGCGCTCGAGGAGAAGTTCGGCGTTTCTGCGGCAGCACCGGTTGCCATCGCAGCGGTGCCGGGGGCGTCGGCGGCTGCCTCGGCGGCTGAGGAGCAGACCGAGTTCGACGCGATCCTGGCGGTCGTGGGCGAGAAGAAGATCCAGGTGATCAAGGTCGTGCGTGAACTCACCGGGTTGGGCCTCAAGGAGGCGAAGGAGTTGGTGGACGGCACGCCGAAGCCGGTCAAGGAGAAGGTCAGCCGCCAAGAGGCCGAGGCCGTCAAGACCAAGCTCGAGGCCGAGGGCGCGACAGTTACAATCAAGTAG
- the rpoB gene encoding DNA-directed RNA polymerase subunit beta, with protein sequence MEGTRQVRRGRRTRVSFAKFPEILEMPDLVEVQRRSFDWFLREAIREVFDEISPIQDFTGNLELHFAVESGRRKPAPPGSIFDGGGVLDFGGYRFERLKYSEEECRDRDYNYSASLKVKVQLIIKETGEIKEQEVFMGDFPMMTGRGTFIINGAERVVVSQLVRSPGAYFSFAPDSAGRSLPVAVVIPHRGAWLELEVDAGGVVHARIDRTRKLPATALLRAVGYETDEKLHKLYGDDRFLQATLEKDPTRSREEALIEIYRRLRPGDPPTVESARTLLQTLFFEPRRYDLGRVGRHKLNKKLGLRVDAGQRILTPEDIVEIIRYLMRLAAGDGEAVVDDIDHLGNRRVRSVGELLQNQFRIGMLRMERVIRERMTIQDPGQVTAQQLINIRPVVAAIKEFFGSSQLSQFMDQPNPLAELTHKRRLSALGPGGLSRERAGFEVRDVHTSHYGRMCPIETPEGPNIGLISSLATFAAVNDLGFIETPYREVKDGVVSRRLRFLTADVEEQHVIAQANALLDERSRLVGPRVTVRQGPEVKLVRPEDVDFMDVSPKQIVSVATALIPFLEHDDANRALMGSNMQRQAVPLVQNEAPRVGTGVEYRAAIDSGAVVVARRGGVIEEVTGEHVAVRVGREVDEYSLIKYQRSNQGTCINQVPVVRSGDEVDEGDVLADGPCTDNGELALGRNVLVAFMPWEGYNYEDAIVVSERLVREDLYTSIHIEEYEVEARDTKLGPEDITRDIPNIGEEALRDLDEYGIIRIGAEVRAGDILVGKVTPKGETELTAEERLLRAIFGEKAREVRDTSLKVPHGERGKVVSVKMFTREKGDREEGDELPPGVNSLVRVYVAQKRKLAVGDKMAGRHGNKGVVSVILPDEDMPHLLDGTPVDIVLNPLGVPSRMNVGQVLETHLGWSAERLGLWVESPVFDGPREAEIGQMLELAGLPPTGKVKLRDGQAGGLFDQEVTVGSIYIMKLLHLVEDKIHARSTGPYSLITQQPLGGKAQFGGQRFGEMEVWALEAYGAAFTLQELLTVKSDDVVGRVKTYEAIVKGENIQEPGVPESFKVLLKEMQALCLDVKVLSEDKKEIELKEIEEDITETARALGINLEGEEALVEDY encoded by the coding sequence ATTGAGGGTACCCGCCAGGTGCGCCGCGGGCGTCGCACTCGGGTCAGCTTCGCGAAGTTCCCCGAGATCCTGGAGATGCCCGATCTTGTGGAGGTCCAGCGTCGCTCCTTTGACTGGTTCCTGCGCGAGGCCATCCGCGAGGTCTTCGACGAGATTTCACCGATTCAGGATTTCACGGGCAACCTCGAGCTGCACTTCGCCGTCGAGAGCGGGCGGCGCAAGCCGGCGCCGCCGGGGAGCATCTTCGACGGCGGCGGGGTGCTGGACTTCGGCGGATACCGATTCGAGCGGCTGAAGTACTCCGAGGAGGAGTGCCGGGACAGGGACTACAACTACAGCGCCTCGCTCAAGGTGAAGGTCCAGCTGATCATCAAGGAGACCGGGGAGATCAAGGAGCAGGAAGTGTTCATGGGGGACTTCCCCATGATGACCGGGCGTGGAACGTTCATCATCAACGGCGCGGAGCGGGTGGTGGTGAGCCAGCTTGTGCGCTCTCCAGGCGCCTACTTCAGCTTCGCCCCGGACAGCGCGGGCCGATCCCTTCCCGTGGCGGTCGTGATCCCGCACCGGGGAGCCTGGCTGGAGCTTGAGGTGGATGCGGGAGGGGTCGTTCACGCCCGGATTGACCGCACGCGGAAGCTGCCGGCGACGGCGCTGCTCCGGGCCGTGGGATACGAGACCGACGAGAAACTGCACAAGCTCTATGGCGACGACCGGTTCCTGCAGGCCACGCTGGAGAAGGACCCCACGCGCTCGCGCGAAGAGGCGCTGATCGAGATCTACCGGCGGTTGCGCCCCGGAGACCCGCCGACGGTGGAGAGCGCGCGGACGCTGCTTCAGACGCTGTTCTTCGAGCCGCGCCGTTACGATCTGGGCCGGGTCGGCCGCCACAAGCTCAACAAGAAGCTCGGCCTCCGGGTGGACGCCGGTCAGCGCATCCTGACCCCGGAGGACATCGTCGAGATCATCCGATACCTCATGCGTCTGGCCGCCGGCGACGGCGAAGCCGTCGTGGACGATATTGACCACCTCGGCAACCGACGGGTTCGGTCGGTGGGCGAGCTGCTTCAGAACCAGTTCCGCATTGGCATGCTGAGGATGGAGCGCGTCATCCGCGAGAGGATGACGATCCAGGATCCTGGGCAGGTCACCGCCCAGCAGTTGATAAACATCCGCCCGGTGGTGGCTGCGATCAAGGAGTTCTTCGGCTCCAGCCAACTCTCGCAGTTCATGGACCAGCCGAACCCGCTGGCGGAGCTGACGCACAAGCGCCGGCTGTCGGCACTTGGCCCGGGCGGGCTCTCCCGGGAGCGCGCGGGCTTCGAGGTCCGCGACGTGCACACTTCCCACTACGGCCGCATGTGCCCCATCGAGACGCCGGAGGGCCCGAATATCGGGTTGATCTCGTCGCTGGCGACCTTCGCCGCGGTCAACGACCTGGGGTTCATCGAGACTCCCTACCGAGAGGTGAAGGACGGCGTTGTCAGCCGGCGGCTTCGCTTCCTTACCGCCGACGTTGAGGAGCAGCACGTGATCGCTCAGGCCAACGCGCTTCTCGACGAGCGGAGCCGGCTGGTCGGTCCCCGCGTGACCGTCCGCCAGGGTCCGGAGGTCAAGCTGGTGCGGCCCGAGGACGTGGACTTCATGGACGTCTCGCCCAAGCAGATCGTCTCGGTGGCGACCGCGCTGATTCCGTTCCTCGAGCACGACGACGCCAACCGCGCGCTGATGGGATCCAACATGCAGCGCCAGGCGGTGCCCCTGGTGCAGAACGAGGCGCCCAGGGTGGGCACGGGCGTTGAGTACCGGGCCGCGATTGACAGCGGCGCCGTGGTCGTCGCGCGAAGGGGCGGAGTCATCGAGGAAGTTACCGGCGAGCACGTGGCCGTTAGGGTCGGGCGTGAGGTGGACGAGTACTCGCTGATCAAGTACCAGCGCAGCAACCAGGGTACCTGCATCAACCAGGTACCCGTTGTCCGGAGCGGGGACGAGGTTGACGAGGGCGACGTGCTCGCCGACGGTCCATGCACCGACAACGGGGAGCTCGCGCTGGGGCGCAATGTGCTGGTCGCGTTCATGCCCTGGGAGGGCTACAACTACGAGGACGCGATCGTCGTGAGTGAACGGCTGGTTCGCGAGGACCTCTACACCTCGATCCACATCGAGGAGTATGAGGTGGAAGCGCGCGACACCAAGCTCGGCCCCGAGGACATCACGAGGGACATCCCCAACATAGGCGAGGAAGCGCTGCGGGACCTGGACGAGTACGGCATTATCAGAATCGGGGCAGAGGTTCGCGCCGGCGACATCCTGGTAGGCAAGGTCACGCCCAAGGGCGAGACCGAGCTGACCGCTGAGGAGCGTCTGCTCCGAGCCATCTTCGGGGAGAAGGCGCGGGAAGTGCGCGACACGTCTCTCAAGGTGCCGCACGGCGAGCGCGGGAAGGTAGTCTCGGTCAAGATGTTCACCCGGGAGAAGGGTGACCGCGAGGAAGGCGACGAGTTGCCGCCGGGCGTGAACAGCCTTGTGCGGGTCTACGTGGCCCAGAAGCGAAAGCTGGCCGTGGGCGACAAGATGGCCGGCCGGCACGGTAACAAAGGCGTGGTCTCGGTTATCCTCCCCGACGAGGACATGCCCCACCTGCTGGACGGGACCCCGGTTGACATCGTCCTCAACCCTCTGGGCGTGCCCTCGCGGATGAACGTGGGACAGGTTCTTGAGACGCACCTGGGGTGGTCGGCCGAGAGGCTGGGGCTCTGGGTGGAGTCGCCGGTATTTGACGGGCCCCGGGAGGCCGAGATCGGCCAGATGCTCGAGCTGGCCGGGCTTCCGCCGACCGGGAAAGTCAAGCTCCGCGATGGACAGGCCGGGGGCCTCTTCGACCAGGAGGTCACGGTGGGCTCCATCTACATTATGAAGCTGCTGCACCTGGTTGAGGACAAGATCCACGCGCGCAGCACCGGACCCTACAGCCTCATCACCCAGCAGCCGCTGGGCGGGAAGGCCCAGTTCGGCGGGCAGCGGTTTGGGGAGATGGAGGTATGGGCGCTCGAGGCCTACGGTGCCGCTTTCACCCTCCAGGAACTGCTTACCGTGAAGTCCGACGATGTCGTGGGACGGGTCAAGACCTACGAGGCGATCGTCAAGGGAGAGAACATCCAGGAGCCGGGCGTGCCGGAGTCGTTCAAGGTGCTCCTCAAGGAGATGCAGGCGCTCTGCCTGGACGTCAAGGTGCTCAGCGAGGACAAGAAGGAGATCGAGCTCAAGGAAATCGAGGAAGACATCACGGAAACCGCGCGGGCGCTGGGCATTAATCTGGAAGGCGAAGAAGCCCTGGTGGAGGACTACTAG
- the rpoC gene encoding DNA-directed RNA polymerase subunit beta', translating to MQDVNNFDAVKVGLASPEVIRSWSHGEVRKPETINYRTLKPERDGLFCERIFGPTKDWECHCGKYKRIRFKGIVCDRCGVEVTRAKVRRERMGHIELAAPVCHIWYLKGVPSRIGLLLDVSPRALERVVYFAAYMVVDPGTAPLQKRQLLSESDYRDMREKYGNAFRASMGAEAIRELFDEMDIEKLSRQLRADLKTATGQKRLKVLKRLEVVEAFRKSGQQPHWMILGVVPVIPPDLRPMVQLDGGRFATSDLNDLYRRVINRNNRLKRLLDLGAPEIIVRNEKRMLQEAVDALIDNGRRGRPVTGPNNRPLKSLSDMLKGKQGRFRQNLLGKRVDYSGRSVIVVGPRLKLYQCGLPKEMALELFKPFVMKKLVDRNLSQNIKSAKRMVERARPEVWDVLEEVVREHPVLLNRAPTLHRLGIQAFEPVLIEGKAIQVHPLVCTAYNADFDGDQMAVHVPLSAASQAEARLLMLSAHNILSPAYGKAITSPTRDIVFGCYYLTMDDPADKDKLEKDLKAFSSPSEVVLALESETLGLHSRIRVRYRDPELIVTTAGRVIFNEAIPEELRFVNDVCDRKVLSQIVSESYNRLGSTKTVHLLDALKDLGFKYATRSGSGIAISDIVIPDAKKKVLAEADKRIDAIEQQYRKGLITDGERYQRAIDVWTKATEEITDAMLEQFEPFNPLYMMALSGARGNIQQIRQLAGMRGLMTDPSGRIIELPIKANFREGLTVLEYFISTHGQRKGLADTAIRTSESGYLTRRLVDVAQDVIIREVDCKTTEGVAMTAVKEGNDVVVPLRERIVGRTLAEDAGAPRRKPLLEAGAEVDEEAAERIEEAGLDQVVVRSVLTCKSRYGVCAKCYGRNLATGKAVEIGEAVGIIAAQSIGEPGTQLTMRTFHTGGIAGFDITQGLPRVEELFEARKPKGQAIVAEIGGTAAVSESRGVRRLTITSKNDERSYAVPLGIRLRVAAGDQVEPGDQLTEGSANPHDILRIKGLQDLQGYLVQEIQSVYRSQGVDINDKHIEIIARQMLRKVKVDEEGDTEFLPAELVDRFAFAEENARVMATGGEPAKARPALLGITKASLATESFLSAASFQETARVLTDAATRGKVDPLIGLKENVIIGKLIPAGTGMARYRQLKVHAEL from the coding sequence ATGCAGGACGTAAACAACTTCGACGCGGTAAAGGTCGGGCTGGCATCCCCCGAGGTTATCCGGAGCTGGTCGCACGGCGAGGTGCGGAAGCCGGAGACGATCAACTATCGGACGCTGAAACCCGAGCGGGACGGCCTGTTTTGCGAACGCATCTTCGGTCCGACGAAGGACTGGGAGTGTCACTGCGGCAAGTACAAGCGGATCCGATTCAAGGGGATCGTTTGCGACCGCTGCGGCGTTGAGGTCACCCGGGCCAAAGTGCGGCGCGAGCGCATGGGGCACATAGAGCTGGCCGCGCCGGTGTGCCACATCTGGTACCTCAAGGGCGTCCCGAGCCGGATCGGGCTGTTGCTTGACGTGTCCCCCCGGGCGTTGGAGCGCGTGGTGTACTTTGCCGCCTACATGGTGGTGGATCCTGGGACCGCGCCGCTCCAGAAGCGTCAGCTGCTCTCCGAGAGCGACTACCGCGACATGCGCGAGAAGTACGGGAACGCGTTTCGCGCGAGCATGGGCGCCGAGGCGATCAGAGAGCTGTTTGACGAGATGGACATCGAGAAGCTGAGCCGCCAGCTTCGCGCCGACCTCAAGACCGCCACAGGTCAGAAGCGGTTGAAGGTCCTCAAGCGGCTGGAGGTCGTGGAGGCTTTTCGCAAGAGCGGCCAGCAGCCCCACTGGATGATCCTCGGCGTCGTCCCGGTCATCCCGCCTGATCTGCGCCCAATGGTGCAGCTCGACGGCGGCCGTTTCGCCACCAGCGACCTCAACGATCTCTATCGCCGCGTCATCAACCGCAACAACCGGCTCAAGCGGCTGCTGGACCTGGGCGCGCCGGAGATCATCGTGCGCAACGAAAAGCGGATGCTGCAGGAGGCCGTTGACGCGCTGATCGACAACGGCCGCCGCGGACGGCCGGTAACCGGGCCGAACAACCGGCCTCTTAAGTCGCTGTCCGACATGCTCAAGGGCAAGCAGGGGCGCTTCCGGCAGAACCTGCTGGGCAAGCGAGTGGACTACTCCGGCCGTTCCGTGATCGTGGTCGGCCCGCGCCTCAAGCTCTACCAGTGCGGCCTGCCCAAAGAGATGGCGCTGGAGCTCTTCAAGCCATTCGTCATGAAGAAGCTGGTGGACCGCAACCTGTCTCAGAACATCAAGAGCGCCAAGCGCATGGTGGAGCGCGCGCGCCCCGAGGTCTGGGACGTCCTGGAGGAGGTCGTGCGGGAACACCCGGTGCTGCTCAACCGCGCGCCCACGCTCCATCGGTTGGGGATCCAGGCGTTCGAGCCGGTCCTGATCGAAGGGAAGGCGATCCAGGTCCACCCGCTCGTCTGCACCGCCTACAACGCCGACTTCGACGGCGACCAGATGGCGGTGCACGTGCCGCTTTCCGCCGCATCGCAGGCCGAGGCCCGCCTGCTGATGCTCTCGGCCCACAATATCCTCTCGCCGGCCTACGGGAAGGCCATCACCAGCCCGACCCGCGACATAGTCTTCGGCTGCTACTACCTGACGATGGACGATCCCGCCGACAAGGATAAGCTCGAGAAGGACCTTAAGGCCTTCTCCTCACCCAGCGAGGTGGTTCTGGCGCTGGAGAGCGAAACACTGGGTCTCCACTCCCGGATCAGGGTTCGCTACCGGGACCCGGAGCTGATCGTCACCACGGCGGGACGCGTGATCTTCAACGAGGCGATTCCCGAGGAGCTGCGCTTCGTCAACGACGTGTGCGACCGCAAGGTTCTCTCCCAGATCGTGTCGGAGTCCTACAACCGGCTGGGCTCGACGAAGACCGTGCACCTTCTCGATGCGCTCAAGGACCTGGGCTTCAAGTACGCCACCCGCAGCGGATCGGGTATCGCAATTTCAGACATCGTAATCCCCGACGCGAAGAAGAAGGTGCTGGCGGAGGCGGACAAACGCATCGATGCCATTGAACAGCAGTACCGTAAGGGCCTCATCACGGACGGCGAACGGTACCAGCGGGCGATTGACGTCTGGACGAAGGCCACTGAGGAAATCACGGACGCGATGCTCGAGCAGTTCGAGCCGTTCAACCCGCTGTACATGATGGCGCTCTCCGGCGCGCGCGGCAACATCCAGCAGATCCGCCAGCTCGCCGGCATGCGCGGCCTGATGACCGACCCCAGCGGCCGGATCATCGAGTTGCCCATCAAGGCCAACTTCCGCGAGGGGCTGACGGTCCTGGAGTACTTCATATCGACCCACGGGCAGCGTAAGGGCCTGGCCGACACCGCCATCCGGACCTCCGAGTCCGGGTACCTAACCCGCCGGCTGGTGGACGTGGCCCAGGATGTCATCATCCGCGAGGTGGACTGCAAGACGACTGAGGGCGTGGCCATGACGGCCGTCAAGGAGGGTAACGACGTCGTCGTGCCGCTGCGCGAGCGGATCGTGGGCAGGACCCTGGCCGAGGACGCTGGGGCGCCGCGCCGCAAGCCGCTGCTGGAGGCCGGTGCGGAGGTTGACGAGGAGGCTGCGGAGCGGATCGAGGAGGCGGGGCTGGACCAGGTAGTGGTTCGCTCGGTGCTTACCTGCAAGAGCCGCTACGGGGTCTGCGCCAAGTGCTACGGCCGCAACCTTGCCACGGGCAAGGCGGTTGAGATCGGTGAGGCCGTTGGGATCATTGCCGCGCAGTCCATCGGCGAGCCGGGCACCCAGCTGACGATGCGCACGTTCCACACCGGCGGGATCGCGGGCTTCGACATCACCCAGGGGTTGCCCCGGGTCGAGGAGCTGTTCGAAGCGCGCAAGCCCAAGGGCCAGGCCATAGTCGCCGAGATCGGGGGGACCGCGGCGGTCAGCGAGTCCCGCGGTGTGCGGCGCCTGACCATCACCAGCAAGAACGACGAGCGGTCCTATGCAGTGCCGTTGGGCATCCGTCTGCGGGTGGCCGCCGGCGATCAGGTGGAGCCGGGCGACCAGCTTACCGAGGGTTCGGCCAACCCGCATGACATCCTCCGCATCAAGGGTCTCCAGGATCTGCAGGGCTACCTGGTCCAGGAGATCCAGTCCGTCTACCGGTCGCAGGGCGTGGACATCAACGACAAACACATCGAGATTATCGCCCGTCAGATGCTGCGCAAGGTGA